The Amycolatopsis coloradensis sequence GGTGGCTGATCGAGGCGGGGTGCTGGATGAGCGAGTCCACGCTGCCGAGGCTGACGGCCGGGGTGATCAGCCGGACCGCGCCGATGAGCGCGTGCGGATCGCCCTCGACCTCGAACGCGATCAGCGGGCCGCCGACGGCCGGGTAGTGCACGGCGCTCACGTTCGCGTGACCGCGAAGCCGCTCGACGAGTTCGGCGGCCGTCGCGGACGCGGCGTTGACGCGCAACGGAAGTGTCGAAAGGCCGCGAAGCAGCATGTACCCGGCGAGCGGGTGCAGCACGCCTCCGGTGGCGAAGCGGATCTGCCGCAGCACCCCCGCGTCTTCGGCACTGCAAGCGACCACGCCACCCATGACGTCGCCGTGGCCGCCGAGGAACTTGGTCGCGCTGTGCAGGACGAACCGCGCGCCGTGCCGTCCCGGCCGCTGGAGCACCGGCGTCGCGAAGGTGTTGTCGACCAGCACCGGTACCTCGCCCGCGGCGCGCACGATCTCGGCGATGTCGACCTCGCGCAGGGTCGGGTTCGCGGGCGTTTCGAGCAGCACCAACCCGGTGTCGGGCCGCAGCGCCGACGCGACGCCTTCCGGATCGGCCCAGGTCACCTCGGTGCCGAGCAGACCGGACGTGAGCATGTGATCGGTGCAGCCGTAGACCGGCCGGACGGCGACGACATGCCGTTTGCCCTGCGCGACGGCGGCGAGCAG is a genomic window containing:
- a CDS encoding trans-sulfuration enzyme family protein, with translation MTATLRTRAVHAGRDDLTDLGVHAAPLDLSTTYPSRDSVEEAGRIDEFAASGSLSGLPVYGRLSNPTVERFEKALAELEGFDDAVAFATGMAAVSASLLAAVAQGKRHVVAVRPVYGCTDHMLTSGLLGTEVTWADPEGVASALRPDTGLVLLETPANPTLREVDIAEIVRAAGEVPVLVDNTFATPVLQRPGRHGARFVLHSATKFLGGHGDVMGGVVACSAEDAGVLRQIRFATGGVLHPLAGYMLLRGLSTLPLRVNAASATAAELVERLRGHANVSAVHYPAVGGPLIAFEVEGDPHALIGAVRLITPAVSLGSVDSLIQHPASISHRIVAEDDRRGAGVTDRLIRMSVGLEDVEDLWHDLDQALKAC